Part of the Thermonema lapsum genome is shown below.
AATACTTTTCATTGCTTTCGTTTTAAGAGAAACAAGCCGATGAGGCAGAAGGTTTAGCCTTGCAGCTGCTGTTCTATGCCATCCAGGGCGGTAATCCCTTCGACCACTTCTTGTGGGATGGGTGCTTTTTGTTGTGTGCGAAAGTCATAAAACACCAAGCGAGCCTTGGCTTCGGTGGTGATGCGGCGGTGCTGTTCGCTCCAAATGGCGGCTTCCATGATGAGGCTGTATTCGTCCATGTTGATGACGCGGGTACCTATGGTAATGGTGTCGGGGAAGAACAAAGGCACTTTGTAGTGCACTTCGATGCTTGCCAGCACGGGACCTACCGGGGTGAAGTCAAAGCGTTTGTTTTCAACTATTTTTTGCAGATAAGCCACGCGCCCCGACTCAAAGTAGCGCATATACACCACATTGTTTATATGACCGCCAAGGTCGAGTTCGCCCCATTGGGTAGGTAGGCGAAAAGTGGCTTTGTAGAGGTCAAGAAATTCTTCTTTGCTCAGTTGTTTTTTTGAAGTCATAGCTGTAGTTCGTTTGTTTATATGTCCAAGGTTTGATACCAGTCCTGATGCATTTCTTCAAATCGGTGTAATACCTTCGCCATGAAGTCTTCGCGCAAGACGGCTTGCTCTACTTCTTCGGGGCTCATCACTTCCACCTCGCTGATTTTATAGATTTGTTCCAAAAGTCCTTGTTCTATTTTTACAATGTACTTCTGATTCCATGTAAGCAAGGTGATTTTGCAGTGTTCGTGGGGTATTTCTTTTAATATGCGCATGGCAGGCTGATATTTTTTATTTCTCGCCAAAATATTCTACATAATTGTTAGGGGTTTCATAGAGGCGCAAGGCATGAAGGCGGGCGTAATTGTTCGGTGCCAATGTGGGTATTTTGGGTTCGAGGATATGCCAAATCTCTTTGATAATGTTTTCGCAGCTGGGCAACTTGTCGCGCAGAAAGTCCACGTCGAGATTGAGGTTTTTGTGGTCGAGCTTTTCGATGACTTCTTCACGAATGAGACGGCTGAGCTTCTTGAGGTCTACCACAAAGCCAGTATCGGGATTGGGATATCCTTTGACCGTTACGATGAGCTCGAAGTTATGACCGTGCCAATTTTCGTTGGCGCAAGGACCAAAAACCGCTTCGTTTTCTTCTTTGCTCCACTTGGGGTTGTAAAGCTTGTGCGCTGCGTTGAAGTGTTCTCTTCTGGATACGTACAACATTCCCTGCTTCTTCTTTAAATTCAAGGCAAATATAATAAAAAGGCACCATCGTTGGAGTGCGTTGAATCCATGCCGGCAACGCTCGTATTCTTTTTTGCGTTAACTCTTTATAAATGCTACCTTGTGATTGAGCTATGAGGACACTTTTTTGCTTTTTGTATTCGTATTTGTGCGTATGTGTTGCTGGGGCGCAAAATCTGGTGCCCAACCCCGGCTTTGAGCAGTATGACCGCTGCCCCACAAAGTATGGCGAGATTGCACGGGCAGTGCCTTGGTTTGGTGTACGTGGTACTCCCGACTTTCTGGCTGCTTGCACTTCCAATTCTGCCATTAAGACACCGGGCAACTATTTCGGCAGTATGGTGGCACATAGTGGGGGTAATTACGCCGGCTTGGCTTCTTATCATCCTACGGTGCCCAATGAGATGATAGCTGTGAAGTTGAGCCGTCCCCTGCGCAAAGGCAAGCGCTACCGGGCAGGCTATTGGCTTTCGCTGGCTTATAGTTATTCGGGCTATGCCTCCAACAATATGGGCTTGCGTTTTAGCAATGCCCCCTATGCCGACACACTGGCTACCGAAGCGCACTTGCGCATGGAAAACATCTTAGACTATACAGGAGGTTGGACGCTCTTCGAAGGGGTCTTTCGTGCTGACCAAGATTATCAATATCTTTTGATTGGGAATTTCTACACCAAAGAGCGTTCTAAGCTGAAAGAACGCCCTTTTGCAGCGGCTTCTTCGGCTTATTACTACATTGATGATGTTTTTGTGGAAGAGCTACCCGACAGCAACGAAATAGTAGTAAGCATAGAAGTGCCTGCAACCATCGAGGCAGAACTGCACCTGAAAGCCGAAGGGGAGCAAGAACAACAAGGTACATTCACCGGCGACACCCTCCTCCATTTGCCCAAACGACGCTATCGTGTGGAAATACACACGCCTGGCAACTATCCGGTTATAGAAGACATTGTGCCCGACAGCACAGCATTGACTATCAAAGCGCAACCACAACCTTTGAAGAAGGGCGAAACCATCGTGTTGCGCCATATCTACTTTGACTTCGACAAGGCTACTTTGAAGAAAGCTTCCTATGAGGAGCTGGACCTGCTGGCAGACATCATGCGCCGAAATCCTTCCATGCGTATTCTCATCAGCGGGCATACCGACAATGTGGGGAGGAGCGACTACAACCAGCGCCTGTCGCTGGCACGTGCAGAGGCAGTACGCAGCTACCTGCTGTCGAAAGGAATCGCCCCACGGCGCATAGAGGTGAAAGGTTGGGGTATGGAGCGCCCCATTGCCCCGAACGATACCGAAGAAGGGCGTGCCCTGAACCGGCGTGTAGAATTTACTATCTTGGATTTCTGATTCAAGCTTATGAGACTACTCGCTATCATTTCTTCGCTGCTGCTACCATTGTGTACAGTGCAAGCTCAACCATGGGTGATGAGTCTGCCGGATGC
Proteins encoded:
- a CDS encoding acyl-CoA thioesterase, which encodes MTSKKQLSKEEFLDLYKATFRLPTQWGELDLGGHINNVVYMRYFESGRVAYLQKIVENKRFDFTPVGPVLASIEVHYKVPLFFPDTITIGTRVINMDEYSLIMEAAIWSEQHRRITTEAKARLVFYDFRTQQKAPIPQEVVEGITALDGIEQQLQG
- a CDS encoding 6-pyruvoyl trahydropterin synthase family protein, producing the protein MLYVSRREHFNAAHKLYNPKWSKEENEAVFGPCANENWHGHNFELIVTVKGYPNPDTGFVVDLKKLSRLIREEVIEKLDHKNLNLDVDFLRDKLPSCENIIKEIWHILEPKIPTLAPNNYARLHALRLYETPNNYVEYFGEK
- a CDS encoding OmpA family protein, producing the protein MRTLFCFLYSYLCVCVAGAQNLVPNPGFEQYDRCPTKYGEIARAVPWFGVRGTPDFLAACTSNSAIKTPGNYFGSMVAHSGGNYAGLASYHPTVPNEMIAVKLSRPLRKGKRYRAGYWLSLAYSYSGYASNNMGLRFSNAPYADTLATEAHLRMENILDYTGGWTLFEGVFRADQDYQYLLIGNFYTKERSKLKERPFAAASSAYYYIDDVFVEELPDSNEIVVSIEVPATIEAELHLKAEGEQEQQGTFTGDTLLHLPKRRYRVEIHTPGNYPVIEDIVPDSTALTIKAQPQPLKKGETIVLRHIYFDFDKATLKKASYEELDLLADIMRRNPSMRILISGHTDNVGRSDYNQRLSLARAEAVRSYLLSKGIAPRRIEVKGWGMERPIAPNDTEEGRALNRRVEFTILDF